The nucleotide window CCACAGCCAAAGCCTGTTACACCTCGCCTGAATATCGCGCGGCCCGAGAGGCCCGCGCAGGCGCTTGCCGCGCCGAGATCTTCCTCACCGAAGGGATGTAAGGGGCGCGTAGCGCCCCATTTGTCAGCTCAGGTGATGGGGCGGCGCGAGGCCGTAAACGGGCGTGTCGATCCCCGCATGACGTGCCTTCAGCTGCAGCGCCAGATAGCGCGAATAATGGCGTGACTGGTGCAGGTTACCGCCGTGGAACCATAGGCCGTCCTGCATGGTGGGTTTCCACATATTGCGCTGCTCGCCCTCCCATGGACCGGGGTCTTTGGTGGTGTCGGAGCCCAGGCCCCAGCATTTACCGACCTTGTCGGCGACTTCCTGGGAGATGAGATCGGCGGCCCAACCGTTCATCGAGCCGTAACCCGTCGCATAGACCACCAGATCGGCGGGGAGGTCCGTGCCATCATCGAGCACCACGGAAGTTTCGGTCAGATGGCTGATCCCCTTGCCCGATTGCAGCTTTATCGAGCCATCGATCACCAGATCACAAGCGCCCACATCGATATAGTAGCCCGAGCCACGGCGCAGATATTTCATGAACAGACCCGACTCATCATCGCCGAAATCGAGCATGAATCCCGCCTTTTCCAGTGCTGAATAGAAGTCTGCATCGCGGGCCTTGATCTCGGCATATTGCGGGACATGCCACTCATGCATGATCTTGTAGGGCAATGAGGCAAAAATCATATCGGCCTTATCGGTGGTGATGCCGTTTGCCACCGCCTCTTCGGAATAGAGCGCGCCCAGACAGACCTCGCGCAGGCTGTCGGATTTGACGATATGGGTCGAGGACCGCTGCACCATCGTCACATCCGCCCCATTCTCCCAAAGGGCGGCGCAGATATCATGGGCCGAGTTATTCGCCCCGATCACCACCACCTTTTTGCCGCGATAGGCATCGGGGCCGGGATGCTGGCTGGAATGTTGCTGCTCGCCCTTGAAGACATCCTGCCCCTTGATCTGCGGGACATTCGCCTTGCCCGACATGCCGGTGGCCATCACCAATTGCTTGGGGTGCAGGGTGATCTCTTCGCCCGCGCGGTCGAGCACCACGGTCCATTCGCCCTTGGCCGCGTCATATTGCGCCGATGTCGCGCGGGTGGAGGACCAGTAATTCAGCTCCATCACGCGGGTATACATCTCGAGCCAGTCCCCGATCTTGTCTTTGGGCGCAAAGACCGGCCAGTTATCGGGGAAGGGGATATAGGGCAGGTGGTCATACCAGACCGGATCATGCAGGCAGAGCGATTTATAGCGCTGCCGCCATTGGTCACCGGGCCGCTCATGCGCATCCACCACGATGGTCGGCACATCCAGCTGCCGCAGCCGCGCACCCAAGGCGATGCCACCCTGACCGCCGCCGATAATCAGCACATAGGGCTGGGTCTCGATGCCAAGGCTTGCTGCCTCCTGCTCGCGCTGTTCCTTCCACGAGAGGCGGTTCGGGTCATGGCCGTGCTCGGCCCCCATCGGACGGCGCAGTTTGCGCGGCTCCTCATGGCCTTTCAGCTCATGAAGTGTCGTCAGCAGGGTCCAGATCTTGCCCTCTTTCATCCGGATATACCCCACGCCGCGCCCCAGCGAGGTCTCGAGCCGGAGCCAGCCTTCGGTCACGCCATCGGCCTCTGTCACCGCCTCCGACGGGTCCAGATGTAGCGCTTGTGCGCGGATCACCGGCAGCTGTGCGGCCGCCATATCGGCAATTGCCGGACGCCCCTCAAGCGTCTTCAGGTTCCATGTGAAGGCTGCCAGATCGCGCCAATAGCTGTCTTCCAGAAACAGATCGGCCACCGCCTGCGCATCGCAGGCAATCATCGCGCGTTCGAGATCGTTCACGAGCGCCTGCAAAGCGCCGTGTTGGGACGTATCGAGCATAGGTTTCTCCTCCCTTGGCTCTGGTGAAGCATCGGCGCGCGGGGCCTCCTCAAACCCCTGATGCGCGCCGATGCGGGATTTTATGCCTCCAGATCGATCAGGATCTTGAGGTGGTTGCCCGCCGGATCAAGCAGCGCGTCAAAGCCTTCCTTGACCGCATCGTCGAGCTTGATCTTCTTGGTGACAATCTTGGCCGCAGGGACCGCGCCGGTGGCGATCAGGTCGATGACCTTGGGCCAGTAATAGGTGGGATAGGCCCATGCGCCGCGCACATCGACATCCTTGAAGGTCACGTCATGCCAATGCAGCTTGCTGTCCTTGGTATGGAGCCCCACCTGAACGATGGTGCCTTGCTTGCGCACCGCCTGCAGGCCGGTGTTGAGAGCGGCCTCGTTACCAGAGGCCTCAATCACCTTGTCGCAGCCCACGCCACCCTCGGTCGCCTCGCGGATGCGGGCCACGACATCATCCTTCATCGGGTTCAGCGTGATCACCTCGGGCAGGATATCGCGGGCCATTTTCAGGCGCGTCTCGTTGACATCCGACAGGAAAACCTTGGTTGCGCCGTAAGCTTTGGCGGCCAGAAGCGCCAGCATCCCGATCGGGCCTGCGCCGGTAATCAGCACGCTATCGCCTGCAGTGATCTCGCCACGCTCTGCGGCATAGACGGCCACGGCGGTGGGTTCCACAAGGGCTGCTTCCTCATCCGACATGCTGTCGGGGATCTTGACCGCATTATAGTCGTTGATCACGCAGCCTTCGGCAAAGCCGCCGCCATTCCAGCTCAGGCCGACAAGCGCCAGATCTTCGGACAGGTGGAACAGCCCGCGATCCGAGAAGTAATCGCCCGAGCGCGGCATGACCAGCGGCTGGCACGAGATCCGGTCGCCCACTTTCACATGGGTCACGCCTTCGCCCACAGCCGTGACCGTGCCGCCGAACTCGTGGCCCAGAACCTGCGGCAGAACCGCCTTGGTGAAGGGATGGGGCTCGGAGGGCACAAAGATCGGGCCGGCAACATATTCATGCAGGTCGGTGCCGCAGATACCGGCGAAACGATTCTTCACCGCCACTTGGCCGGGGCCGGGTTTGGCGATCTCTTCGATATTCTCTACACGCAGGTCTTTGGCCGCGTGAAACCGTAGCGCTTTCATTGACGCTTCTCCTTAACTTTTACGTCTCCCATGATGCGCCACTGGCTGCGACAAAATAGCTCAGCTTATGTTAAGCTGTCTTTTCAGGGGGTTATTGCGGCAACCTGTTGCAGGCCCCGCGGCAGCTGTTGCATCTCTGCGCAACAGTTACGCTGCATTGCCGCACAAATGCTGCGCCATGCAGACGACCCCGTTCCCTGATAGGCAGATGTGGACTAGGCTTTGCTCTGCCACAGGGCGCGGCAGGGGGATGGGGGACGTATGCACAGGATCAGGGAGCATATCCGCGAAATCGAGGCCGTCTCGCACGGGGCCGCCATCGGACGCGATCCGGCGATTGCCGCCAGCTGGCGCCGCTGCCTGAGCGAGCACAAGCTCGACCCCGCCCGCCGCTCCGAGGCCTATATCGTGCCAAACCGCGTGCTGCGCCAGCATCGCGAGCGCTCGGGCGATCTGATCTCCATCGCGCGCTCGGGGATCGAAGATCTCTACAAGCTGGTGGCGGGTCAGGACTATGTTCTGCTTCTGGCCGATGCGGCCGGTGTCACGGTCGAGTTTCTGGGGCAGGAGAACCGCCGCGCGGACCTGCAGCAATCGGGGCTCTATCTGGGCGCCGAATGGTCCGAGGCACGGGCGGGGACCTGTGCGCTCGGGGCCTGTATCATGGGCGGCGAGCCGATCATCGTGCATCAGAGCGACCATTTCGATAGCACCCATACCGGTCTCAGCTGCACGGCTGCGCCGATCCATGATCTCTCGGGGCGGCTGAGCGCGGTGCTCGACATCTCGCTGCTGTCCTCACCGCGGGCGCGGGTCAGCCAGTCGCTGGCGCTCAATCTGGTCAAACAGACGGCGCGGCGGATAGAGATGGCCAATATCATGGCCGAGAGCCGCCGCGATTGGGTCTTGCGGCTGGGCACCAGCGCCGAGTTTCTGGATACCGATCCCGAGGCGGCGCTGCGTCTGGATGCGGCGGGCCGTGTGACCGGCATGACGCATGGCGCGGCGCGGATGATCGCGCAGGCTCTCGGGCAGGACTGGCGCAGGCCGGATCTGCTGCTGGGACGTCCGATCTCGGAGATCCTGCATCTGGACCCCACGCGGATCGAGGAGCTGACCCGCCACACCCCCGCCCGCGAGCGGATCGTCGAAACCCGCGACGGCCACCGCCTCTTTGCCCATGCGATCGAGCCGCGCCGCGAGCCTGCCCGACATTCCCGCCCCGCGCGGCCCATGCCGCAATCGCTCAGAGCCCTTGTGCGCGACGATCCGGCGATGACCCGCGTGATCGCGCGGGCCAGCGAGCTGGCCTTCGCGCAGGGGCCTGTCCTGCTAACGGGGCCGCAGGGGGCGGGCAAACGCCATCTGGCGCGGGCGATCTGCGAGGCGGGACAGGTGGCGAAATTCATTCCTCTGCGCTGTGGCGAGTTTCTGGCCGAGGAGGAGCCCGCGATTTTCGGGCGCGAGACGCGGCAGGGTTTTGAGCCAGGGCTGATCGAGGAGGCGCAAGGGGGCGCGCTCTATCTCGACCGGCTGGAGGAATTGCCGCCCAAAGCGCAGGCGCGGCTGGTATCGCTGGTGGCGGAGGGGCAATGGCGTCCGGTCGGGGCGGTGAGGCCCCGCAAGGCGCGGATGCGGATTTTCGCCTCGCTTGGGATGCCCACAGAGGAGGCCTTCACCAAGGGGCTGTTGCGCCGCGATCTATATTTTTCCTTGCACCAGAATACATTGGCGCTCCCTGCGGTGAGGGACCGGCGCGATCTGGTCTGGTTGGCGGAAATGGCGCTCTCCGAGGCAATGCGCCAGCCCGTCACGCTGGCTCCCGATGCTGCACGATGGGTCACGCAGCAGCCATGGTCGGGCAATATGTCGGAACTGCGCGATTTTGCCCGCCAGACAACGGTGGATCTGTCGCGGCGCGGGCTGGAGCAGAGGCTCTGTCTTGACTGTGCCGATCTGGCGCTGCCCCTCCCCGAAGCCGCTCCGCCGGAGGAAAGCCACGCCGCCTTGCTGGCCCATATCTTGCGCCAGACGGGAGGTAATATCTCCGAGGCGGCCCGCAGGCTCGGGGTGAACCGCTCCACGATCCACCGCCAGATGCACCGATACGGGCTGGTGCGACGTTAAACATGGTTGTCAAAAGCCGGTCCATTTGCCAGATGCACCGGAGGCCACGCGAACGGAGACCCACATGACTAACCTGCGTCTGATCGACACCGGCGGCACGATCGGTATGGTGCCCTCAGAGCAGGGGCTCGTGCCGGGTGAGGGGGTGGTCGAGGCCTATCTGCGCGCGAACCTGCCCGAAGGCGTGACGCTGGATGTGGTGACCTTCGACCCGCTGATCGACAGCGCCAATATCATGCCCTCCGACTGGAACCGGCTGGCCGATCTGGTCGAGGCCTATGACGGGCCGGTGCTGATCACCCATGGCACCGATACGCTGGGCTATACGGCGGCGGCGCTTTCGCAGGTGATTGCGCCCGAGCGCTCGGTCGTGCTCTGCGCCGCGATGCAGCCTCTGGGTCAGAAGGCGGATGCCGAGGACAGCCTGCGGGTCGCGATGGGGCATCTGGTCACCGGCGCCGCTGGCGTGACGGTGGCGGTGAATGGCGCCATCCTTGCGGGCGCAGGCGTGACAAAGACTGACAGCCATGCGCCCCAAGCTTTCATTTCGGTCCCGCAGGCGGCCGCGCGCGTGGGCGATCAGGGTAAGCGGTTCCGCGAGGATGTGGATATCGGCGTTCTCACGCTCGCCCCCGGTCTATCGGCAAAGGCGCTTGCGGCGCAGCTGGGATGTTTCGACGCGGTTGTCTTGCGGATCTATGGTGCGGGAACCTTCCCCGAGCGCGCGGATCTGGTGCAGGCCGTGGCCGATGCCACGGCGCGAGGCATGCCCATCCGTGTGGTCAGCCAATGCCTGACGGGCGGTCTGGCTCCGGGACTCTATGCCGCCGGAGCGCAGTTCTGGCAAAGCGGCTGCACCAGCGGCGGGACCGAGACGGTCGAGCTGGCGCTTGTGCGGCTGTCTCTGGATCTCGCCCACTGACTTTCCAGTGAAATCATTGTGATTTCGACTCTCGAGAGGCGCATCAGATGGCGTATATGCTGCTGAGGCGAAAGCATCATCCTGATGCGATATACACGCCAAAGATGTATTCCCGATTTTGATGATCACGAAGCGGTAGCAGCTTTGCTCAAATCGTTGCCGAACTTGTGATACATCAGTAATTTCGAGTAATTAACTCGGTTATAATAGCCATGCTTAGATGTATTGCGGATTTATATTCGCAGGCTAAGTGTCGCGCATAATCGGCTCGGTATACGGCGGTATTCCGCCGCTCGATCCGAAGGGATTCGTCCCACGCAACATTTTTGGAGCCCTAGTCATGGATTATTTCATCAAAGCGGGAGGCGCCGCGACGCGCCCGACTGCTGGCGTGATGTCTCGGCGCAAGTTTCTTGGTACGACCGCAGCGCTTCTGGCTGTGACCCCCGTTGCCAGCCGCGCCTTTGCAAAGACCGCACCCGCGCAGACCGATGTCGCCAATCTGGCCAGCCTGCTGACCGGCAAGGACGTAAATGCCGCACTTGCCATGCGCGCGCAGGCAGCACTCACCGAGAACAACCCCGACTTCCCCGCGAATATGGACGCGTTGCAGGAATTCGTGGCGCAAAGCGGTGCGACCGATATCGAAGCGTTGAAAGATATGCCCGGTTTCGAGGGTAGCATCCGCCAGACCGCACAGGACATGATCTCGGCGCTCTATCTCGGCTATGTCGGCACGCCCAAGGGGCAGAGCGCCGTGGATGACGTGAAATTCGTGACCTTTACCGAGGCCCTCACATTCCAGCTGACCCATGATTACACGCCGATCCCGAGCTATTCGCGCTGGGGCACGGATTATTGGGTCGAGCTTCCGAAGACCAACTGAGCCACCGCTCACCCACGTCTTCAAATCTAATAAGGAATACCCATTTTGGCTCAAGAATACGATGCAGATGTGATCGTGGTCGGCTCGGGGGCGGTTGGTTCCAACGTCGCCAACGAGCTCGTCGATCAAGGCAAATCGGTGATCATCCTCGAGGCGGGCCCGTCGGTGCCGCGCTGGAAAATCCTCATGAATTTCCGCAATTCGGGGCGTCATTACGACCATAACGACCCCTATCCGAACAACCCTTGGGCGCCGACGAGCTACCAGCCGGGTTATCTGGAAAACTCGGGCAGTTTCAACATGATGCCCGGTATGCTCAAGCTGGTGGGCGGCACCACTTGGCACTGGGGCGGTGCGACATGGCGCTATGTTCCCAATGATTTCAAGCTGAACTCGCTTTATGGCAAGGGCCGCGACTGGCCGATCAGCTATGACGATCTCGAACCCTATTACACCCGCGCCGAATACCAGCTGGGGATTGCGGGCTCGGATACCGAGGACCAGTCGGGCAACCATGCAGGCGAGGCCTTCCCGCCGCGCTCCAAGCCCTATCCGATCGATAACGAGAAATATTCCTATAACGCGCAGGTCCTGAACGACCGTCTGGTGGAGGCTGGCTACAAGACCTGCCACGAGCCGACCGTGCGGATCCACAAGCCCTGGGATGGCCGTCCGGCCTGTCAGGGCAATAATAACTGCGATCAGGTCTGCCCGATCGGCACGCTTTATAACGGCTCGATCCATGCCGACCGCGCCACCAAGAAGGGCGCGAAACTGATCACCGAAGCGGTGGTCCACAAGATCGAGACCGGCGAGGGCGGCAAGATCACCGCCGTGCGCTACCTGACCCCCGAGGGTGAGGAGCACCGCCTGACCGCAAAGGCCTTCGTGCTGGCCGCCCATAGTTTCGAGACCGCCAAGCTGATGATGATGAACGATATCGGCAACTCTTCCGATATGGTGGGTCGTAACCTGATGGACCATATCGGGATCTCGATGGAATTCCTTGCCAAGGATACCATGTGGTCGGGCCGTGGTCCGGTGCAGCAGGCCACCATCATGAACTGGCGCGACGGCGATTTCCGCTCCGAGCATTCGGCGAACAAATCCGCGCTCGCCAACGGCAACCCGCAGATCGGTCTGGCCGATGCCGCCATCAAGGCGGGCCTGATGGGCAAGGAACTGGACGAGCGCATCATGGATCAGTCCTCGCGCTATATGTATGTCTATTCCTTCTTCGAGATGCTGCCCGATCCGGCCAACCGCATCCAGCCGAACCCGAACTGGAAAGACAGCATCGGCCTGCCGGGGATCAAGATCCATTTCGACGTTGATGATTATGTGAAAGCGGGGGCCGTGAAGGCGCGCGAGATGTATCACGACATCAATAACAAGATGGGCGGAGAAATCCTGCGTATCAACGGCTTCGAGAACCACGACCACCTGATGGGCACGATGATCATGGGGGATGATGCGAAAAACTCGGTCGTCAACCATGAGGGCCGCAGCCACGATCACGAGAACCTCTTTATTGCCTCCGTCGGGATCATTCCGGCTGCAGGCGTTGTCAACCCGACCCTGACCGCGGTGGCCCTTGGCATCCGTTCGGCCGATATCATCGCGAAGGAGGTCTGAGATGTTGCATGCTCGCTTGAAAGCCGGCCTTGCAGGAGCGCTGCTGCTGGGGGCTTTTGCCGCCCCCGCGCTTGCGCAGGACGATCTGGTGGCACGGGGCGAATATCTGGCGAAGGCTGGCGACTGCACGGCCTGCCACACCACCAAAGGCGGTGAGGCCATGGCCGGTGGCTATGTCTTCAAAATGCCGATGGGGACGATCATCTCCTCCAATATCACGCCCTCCAAGACCAACGGTATCGGCAACTGGACCGAGGAACAGTTCGCGCGTGCCTTGCGTGAAGGGGTCAGCGCCGATGGTCGTAGGCTTTATCCGGCGATGCCCTACACGTCCTATTCGAATATCACCGATGACGACATGAAGGCGCTTTATGCCTATTTCCAACAGGCTGTGAAGCCGGTGGACGCCGATCCTGTCCGCAAGACGGAGCTGGATTTCCCCTTCAACCTGCCGGGCGAGATGGCGGCATGGGATCTGCTTTATGCCAATGGCAAACCCTTCACCCCCGATCCGAAGCTGAATGACCAGCAGAACCGCGGGAAATATCTGGTGGATGGTCTGGCGCATTGCTCGACCTGCCACACGCCGCGCAACTCGATGATGGCCGAAGAGAGCGACAAGTTCCTTTCGGGCGCCGTGGTCGATGGCTGGATGGCCTCAAATATCACGCCCGACAAGAATAGCGGTATTGGTGGCTGGTCCGAGGACGAGATCGCGACCTATCTGAAAACCGGTCATGTCGAAGGCAAGGCGCAGGCCGGTGGCCCGATGGCGGATGCGGTGGAACACAGCTTCCAGCATCTGACCGATGAGGATACCCATGCGATCGCAGCCTATCTGAAAACGATCCCTGCAATTGCGACCTCGAAAACGGCGCAGCCCGCCTATTCCTATGGCAAGGTCTCGCCGGTTGACTGGACGCAATACGAGCCGGGCGAGGGGGCGTCCGATACCAACGATTACACCGATACCAGCACCACCAATGGTCCGCTTCTGTATAACGTGAACTGCGCGGCCTGCCACGGCATCAATGGCGAAGGCAGCGATGACGGGCATTTCCCTTCGCTGACCCAGAACACCGCCGTCGGTGCCGAGACGCCGGACAACCTCGTGATGGCGATTGTCGACGGGATCCACCGCGAGAGTGCTGATGGCAATGCCGTCATGCCCGCCTTCGCGCCCGAAACGCAGGTGATCCATACGGGTCTCGATAACGACCAGATCGCCGCGGTCAGCAACTTTGTTACGGCGCAGTTCGGCCGTGGCGATGCGGGCCTGACGGGTTCCAAGGTTGCATCGATCCGTGCCGGTGCACCGTTGCCCTTCCTGCTGAAGAATGCGGCGGCTCTGGCGATTATCGGCTTTGTCATTGGAGCACTGGTGATCATCGCGCTGATTTTCTGGGTGGTCAAACGCAGCCGTAAAACGGCCTGACCGCAAAGTCCGGTGTCCGCCTCCAACGGCATCCTGCCGCGCGCATGGTTTTGCGCGCGGCGTTCACGACCGTCACAGACAGCTGCCTGTGACGGTCAAACCTCCCCACGGGTCTGCCCGTGACAAGAAGTAGGATTTTGATTATGAAGATGTTCGCACTCAGCCTGGCCTTTGCCGCCGCCGCTGCCACTCAGGCAGGCGCGGTCACCATGCAGCCGGTTCTCGAAGACGCAGATGTTGCGAAAATCGTGGCCGCGGCCAAGAAAGGCATGGAAGATCGCGATGTCAAAGGCTGCATCGCAATCTCCAATGCCGAGGGCTCGTTGATCTATTTCGAACGTGAGCAGGGCGCCTATACCAACTGCAATTCTTCCGCGCTGGTCAAAGCCCATACGGCATCGATGTTCCAGACCGATACCGATACGTTCATGAATATGCTCAATAAGGACGGCGTGACCAACCTTCTGGCCGTGCCGGATCTGGCACCGATGCCGGGTGGCTCACCCATCAAAGTCGATGGTGTCGTGGTTGGTGGCGTTGGGGTCAGCACGCCTGATGGCAATCTGGATATCCCGATTGCGAAAGCGGCTGCGGGGGCTCTGGAAGAGACCAAAGCGGCGAATTAAGTCGGTCCTCGGCCGACCGGAAGTCCGGGCTGTAAGGCCCGGACTTCTATATTTCAGTCCTCGCGCAGAGCATAGGCCATATAATCGGCGAGGGGCTTTACCAGAACCGATGCGGGCGAGCGCGCGCCGGTGCGGATAAAGGCCTCGAGCGGCATGCCGGGTTGCAAAGGCAGATCCCCTAACTCCGTTTGCGCCTCCTCCGTCAGTTCCAGTTCGGCCGTATAATAAGTCGCCTGCGTGGCCGGATCGGTGATCGTATCGGGCGAGACCGTGCGCAGCGTCGCGGCAAAGCTTGGCGTGGTGCGACTGTTGAAATTGGGGAAGCGGACCATCGCCAGCTGCCCGGCATGAATGCGGTCGATCTGGACCGGATCGATACGCACGGTAAAGATCAGTGGCACGTCTTGTGGCACGATGGAAACGACTTCTTGGCCGGGGGTGATGACGCCCCCGACGGTATGTATTTTCAGCCCCAGAACGCGACCCGACATCGGCGCGCGTAGAACGAGACGGCTCAGCCGGGTCTCGACCACGCCCAGTTGTTCCCGGATCTCCAGTTCGCGCGGCTGTTCGGCGCGCAGCGCATCCTGACTTTCCTCGCGACGCGAGGCTTGCGTGCGCAATCCCTCGATCTCGAACCCTGCAATAGAGCTGCGGGCTTCGGCAATCGAGGCCTCCAGCTGACCGATATTGCCCTGCAATTCCGCCTCCTGCCGGTAGAGCGCCGAGACACGGCTGGCCTGCGTCAGCCCCCGATCGAGCAGGCTCGCCTGATCGGCCAGTTCCTGCCGGATCAGATTCAGCTGACGCTCGCCCGCCTGCACCTGCCGCTGATAGCCACCGATGAGGGCCTGGGTCTGTTTCTTGCGCTCGACGAGTTGTTCAAGGGTGCGGGCCTGTGTGTCGCGCCGCGATTCGAAGAGTGCGATCTCCGAGCGCAACAGCCGGTCGGTCTGCGGATCGCGTGCGGCCTCCTCCAGGAGAACCGGATCGAAGCTGATCTGGGCGAAATCGGCGACCTCCGCCTGCAACCGGTTGATGCGGGCGAGCGTTTCGGTGAGGTTGGCCTGAAGCAGGCTGCGTTGGGCCAGCAATTCGGCCTCATCCAGACGCAAAAGCGGCGCATTGGCCTCGACCGTCTGGCCGTCGCGCACCAGGATTTCGGACACGAGGCCGCCATCGGGATGTTGCAGGGTCTGGCGCCGTGCCTCGACCTCGACGCGACCCTGTGTAACCACGGCCCCATCGATCTCGGTCGCAACCGCCCAGGCCATGAAGCCGCCACAGCCGAGGGCGAGCACCGTCAGACCGGCGATGACAGGCATGCGGGTGGAATAGCGGCTCATCTCAATTCTCTCCTACGGCACGGGGGCGGGTGAAATTGCCCGCATTCTTCACATGTGTCCGCAGAACCTCGTCGCGTGGGCCGAAGGCGCGGATCTGGCCCTTGTCGAGCAGCATCACCTTGTTGCAATGCGCCAGTGCCGAGGGGCGGTGCGACATGACCAGCGTGATCTGTCCCAGTTTGCGGGCCATGGCGATGGACTGGTTGAGCGCCTTGGTGCCCGCGTCATCAAGGCTGGAATTGGGCTCGTCGAGCACCAGAAGGATCGGATCGCCAAAGAGCGCACGCGCCAGCCCGATACGCTGGCGCTGACCGCCCGAGAGTTCGGGGGCGCCATCGCTCAGTTGCGTGTCATAGCCTTGGGGCAGGGACAGGATCAGCTCATGGGCGGCAGCCGTCTGCGCCGCACGGACCACGTCTTCCGGATCCGCCCCTTCGGTAAACCGCGCGATATTCTCCGACACAGTGCCCGCAAACAGCATCACTTCCTGCGGCAGGTAACCGAGGAGCCGTCCGAGCCCCTCGCGGTCGAACTGTCCGAGTGTTGCCCCGCCAAGCCGGATCTCGCCATGAAGTGGGGGCCAGAGCCCGACAAGCGCCCGCGCCAATGTCGATTTTCCGGAGGCAGACACACCGATCACTGCAATCGCATCGCCCGCACTGGCCTCGAAGCTCAGCTGGTGCAGGGTGGGGGTGCGGGTGCCCGGCGGCGCGACGAGGATCTCGCTCACGCTCAAGGCCACGGCAGGGCGCGGCAGCGCCATCGGTGCCGGTTTCTCGGGGGTCTCTTCGAGCAGTTTTGTCAGGGATTTCCGCGCCATCCACGCATTCTGGATAGCCGACCACTGACCCACCGTCTGTTCGACCGGCGCCAGCGCGCGGCCCAGCAGCACGGAGCCCGCGATCATTGCGCCCGCCGTCAGCATACCTTGCAGCACCAGCCATGCGCCCAGTGCCAGTATGGCCGATTGTATGAACATCCGGAAGGCTTTGGTGGCTTGTGTGAAGCCGCCGCTGCGGTCGGCGGCTTGCATGGCGTGATGCAGTGCACGCGCGCGCGCGTCTTGCCAGCGGGCCATCAGCTCGTTGCTCATTCCCAATCCGCGCAGGGTTTCGATGCCGGTCCGCATGGTAGTGCTGCGCATTTCGGCTTCGGCTGCGGCGCGATTGGCCTCGCCATGGGCGGCATGGGTCAGGCGCTGATTGAGCACCGCGAGCGTAAAGACGACGAGCGAAGAGGCGATCGCGAACCATCCCATCAGGGGATGGAAGAGGAAGAGCAGCGCCACGAAAAGCGGCGTGAACGGCAGATCGAACACCGCACCAAGCGCGGAGGAGCCGAAGAGCGCGTTGATCCGGCTGAGCTCGGCCGCGCCGGTCGCCGGTGTGCCGCGCAAGCCACCCGCCGCGGTGCGGTCCATGGTGGCGCGCATGATCCGGCTGTCGAGCCGTTCCACAAGTTGCGCGCCGATCCGGGACAGAATGCGACCGCGGAAATAATCGAGGAGCCCCATCATCGTGAACAGGAAGCCCACGATCAGGAACAGCACCAGCAATGTCGAGGTAGAGCGCGACCCGATCACCCTGTCATAGACTTGCAGCATGAAGAGTGGTCCGGTCAGCAAAAGCAGGTTGATGGCCACCGAGAATATCCCGACGACCC belongs to Thioclava sp. GXIMD2076 and includes:
- a CDS encoding 2,3-butanediol dehydrogenase, with amino-acid sequence MKALRFHAAKDLRVENIEEIAKPGPGQVAVKNRFAGICGTDLHEYVAGPIFVPSEPHPFTKAVLPQVLGHEFGGTVTAVGEGVTHVKVGDRISCQPLVMPRSGDYFSDRGLFHLSEDLALVGLSWNGGGFAEGCVINDYNAVKIPDSMSDEEAALVEPTAVAVYAAERGEITAGDSVLITGAGPIGMLALLAAKAYGATKVFLSDVNETRLKMARDILPEVITLNPMKDDVVARIREATEGGVGCDKVIEASGNEAALNTGLQAVRKQGTIVQVGLHTKDSKLHWHDVTFKDVDVRGAWAYPTYYWPKVIDLIATGAVPAAKIVTKKIKLDDAVKEGFDALLDPAGNHLKILIDLEA
- a CDS encoding NAD(P)/FAD-dependent oxidoreductase, yielding MIACDAQAVADLFLEDSYWRDLAAFTWNLKTLEGRPAIADMAAAQLPVIRAQALHLDPSEAVTEADGVTEGWLRLETSLGRGVGYIRMKEGKIWTLLTTLHELKGHEEPRKLRRPMGAEHGHDPNRLSWKEQREQEAASLGIETQPYVLIIGGGQGGIALGARLRQLDVPTIVVDAHERPGDQWRQRYKSLCLHDPVWYDHLPYIPFPDNWPVFAPKDKIGDWLEMYTRVMELNYWSSTRATSAQYDAAKGEWTVVLDRAGEEITLHPKQLVMATGMSGKANVPQIKGQDVFKGEQQHSSQHPGPDAYRGKKVVVIGANNSAHDICAALWENGADVTMVQRSSTHIVKSDSLREVCLGALYSEEAVANGITTDKADMIFASLPYKIMHEWHVPQYAEIKARDADFYSALEKAGFMLDFGDDESGLFMKYLRRGSGYYIDVGACDLVIDGSIKLQSGKGISHLTETSVVLDDGTDLPADLVVYATGYGSMNGWAADLISQEVADKVGKCWGLGSDTTKDPGPWEGEQRNMWKPTMQDGLWFHGGNLHQSRHYSRYLALQLKARHAGIDTPVYGLAPPHHLS
- a CDS encoding asparaginase domain-containing protein, with amino-acid sequence MTNLRLIDTGGTIGMVPSEQGLVPGEGVVEAYLRANLPEGVTLDVVTFDPLIDSANIMPSDWNRLADLVEAYDGPVLITHGTDTLGYTAAALSQVIAPERSVVLCAAMQPLGQKADAEDSLRVAMGHLVTGAAGVTVAVNGAILAGAGVTKTDSHAPQAFISVPQAAARVGDQGKRFREDVDIGVLTLAPGLSAKALAAQLGCFDAVVLRIYGAGTFPERADLVQAVADATARGMPIRVVSQCLTGGLAPGLYAAGAQFWQSGCTSGGTETVELALVRLSLDLAH
- a CDS encoding sigma-54-dependent Fis family transcriptional regulator, with the translated sequence MHRIREHIREIEAVSHGAAIGRDPAIAASWRRCLSEHKLDPARRSEAYIVPNRVLRQHRERSGDLISIARSGIEDLYKLVAGQDYVLLLADAAGVTVEFLGQENRRADLQQSGLYLGAEWSEARAGTCALGACIMGGEPIIVHQSDHFDSTHTGLSCTAAPIHDLSGRLSAVLDISLLSSPRARVSQSLALNLVKQTARRIEMANIMAESRRDWVLRLGTSAEFLDTDPEAALRLDAAGRVTGMTHGAARMIAQALGQDWRRPDLLLGRPISEILHLDPTRIEELTRHTPARERIVETRDGHRLFAHAIEPRREPARHSRPARPMPQSLRALVRDDPAMTRVIARASELAFAQGPVLLTGPQGAGKRHLARAICEAGQVAKFIPLRCGEFLAEEEPAIFGRETRQGFEPGLIEEAQGGALYLDRLEELPPKAQARLVSLVAEGQWRPVGAVRPRKARMRIFASLGMPTEEAFTKGLLRRDLYFSLHQNTLALPAVRDRRDLVWLAEMALSEAMRQPVTLAPDAARWVTQQPWSGNMSELRDFARQTTVDLSRRGLEQRLCLDCADLALPLPEAAPPEESHAALLAHILRQTGGNISEAARRLGVNRSTIHRQMHRYGLVRR
- a CDS encoding sugar dehydrogenase complex small subunit; translation: MDYFIKAGGAATRPTAGVMSRRKFLGTTAALLAVTPVASRAFAKTAPAQTDVANLASLLTGKDVNAALAMRAQAALTENNPDFPANMDALQEFVAQSGATDIEALKDMPGFEGSIRQTAQDMISALYLGYVGTPKGQSAVDDVKFVTFTEALTFQLTHDYTPIPSYSRWGTDYWVELPKTN